Proteins from a genomic interval of Rhinoraja longicauda isolate Sanriku21f chromosome 16, sRhiLon1.1, whole genome shotgun sequence:
- the LOC144601210 gene encoding uncharacterized protein LOC144601210 has protein sequence MSKAQGRRVTATKAGMAGFIEYLRPKYKHCHRKSGQDGVIQRDVQRREGTGREGTGREGTGERAQGERAQGERAQGERAQGERAQGERAQGERAQGERAQGERAQGERAQGERAQGERAQGERAQGERAQGERAQGERAQGERAQGERAQGERAQGERAQGERAQGERAQGERAQGERAQGERAQGERAQGERPQGERPQGERPQGERPQGERPQGERPQGERPQGERPQGERPQGERPQGERPQGERPQGERPQGERAQGERAQGERAQGERAQEREARRERARERGGHRERGHRERGHRERGHRERAQGKRAQGERAQGERAQGERAQGERAQGERAQGERAQGERAQGERAQGERAQGERAQGEIVHDA, from the exons ATGTCTAAAGCACAAGGAAGACGTGTTACCGCCACTAAAGCAGGTATGGCTGGTTTTATTGAATACTTAAGGCCAAAATATAAACATTGCCACAGAAAGAGTGGGCAAGATGGAGTGATTCAGAGAGATGTGCAAAGGAGAGAGGGCACAGGTAGAGAGGGCACAGGGAGAGAGGGCACAGGAGAGAGGGCACAGGGAGAGAGGGCACAGGGAGAGAGGGCACAGGGAGAGAGGGCACAGGGGGAGAGGGCACAGGGGGAGAGGGCACAGGGGGAGAGGGCACAGGGAGAGAGGGCACAGGGAGAGAGGGCACAGGGAGAGAGGGCACAGGGAGAGAGGGCACAGGGAGAGAGGGCACAGGGAGAGAGGGCACAGGGAGAGAGGGCACAGGGAGAGAGGGCACAGGGAGAGAGGGCACAGGGAGAGAGGGCACAGGGAGAGAGGGCACAGGGAGAGAGGGCACAGGGGGAGAGGGCACAGGGGGAGAGGGCACAGGGGGAGAGGGCACAGGGGGAGAGGGCACAGGGGGAGAGGGCACAGGGGGAGAGGGCACAGGGGGAGAGGGCACAGGGAGAGAGGCCACAGGGAGAGAGGCCACAGGGAGAGAGGCCACAGGGAGAGAGGCCACAGGGAGAGAGGCCACAGGGAGAGAGGCCACAGGGAGAGAGGCCACAGGGAGAGAGGCCACAGGGAGAGAGGCCACAGGGAGAGAGGCCACAGGGAGAGAGGCCACAGGGAGAGAGGCCACAGGGGGAGAGGCCACAGGGGGAGAGGGCACAGGGAGAGAGGGCACAGGGAGAGAGGGCACAGGGAGAGAGGGCACAGGAGAGAGAGGCACGGAGAGAGAGGGCACGGGAGAGGGG AGGGCACAGGGAGAGAGGGCACAGGGAGAGAGGGCACAGGGAGAGAGGGCACAGGGAGAGGGCACAGGGAAAGAGGGCACAGGGAGAGAGGGCACAGGGAGAGAGGGCACAGGGAGAGAGGGCACAGGGAGAGAGGGCACAGGGAGAGAGGGCACAGGGAGAGAGGGCACAGGGAGAGAGGGCACAGGGAGAGAGAGCACAGGGAGAGAGGGCACAGGGAGAGAGGGCACAGGGAGAG ATCGTTCACGATGCATAA